In one Pseudarthrobacter oxydans genomic region, the following are encoded:
- a CDS encoding 2-hydroxyacid dehydrogenase encodes MTAPLRIALPDQKLVEALEPASGVEFFVWDFSGPAPAGRLDIVVPPYMRGPEVLAALESVEIGLVQSQSIGYDGVADVLPAGCLFANAAGVHETSTAELALGMMIASQRGMADFARNQATGTWDNRQRPSLADRRVLLVGYGGVGKAIEARLLPFETQVTRMASREREDAGGKIFGIDSLYEQLPLHDIVVVSVPLSEQTKQLVDAKFLAAMPDGALLVNVARGPVADTDALLAETSSGRLRAALDVTDPEPLPADHPLWTSPGVLITPHVGGASSAMFPRMVRLIKQQIGLMLEGKEPVNVVLGGPSRS; translated from the coding sequence ATGACCGCGCCGCTGCGGATTGCCCTGCCCGACCAGAAACTGGTGGAGGCGCTGGAGCCGGCTTCCGGCGTCGAATTCTTCGTATGGGACTTTTCCGGCCCTGCCCCCGCCGGGCGTTTGGACATCGTGGTGCCGCCGTACATGCGCGGGCCGGAGGTGCTGGCTGCGCTGGAGTCCGTGGAGATCGGCCTGGTCCAGAGCCAGTCCATCGGGTACGACGGCGTGGCGGACGTCCTGCCCGCCGGTTGCCTTTTCGCCAACGCGGCAGGCGTGCATGAAACGTCGACGGCGGAACTTGCCCTGGGCATGATGATTGCCAGCCAGCGCGGCATGGCCGACTTTGCACGGAACCAGGCCACCGGGACCTGGGACAACAGGCAGCGGCCCAGCCTGGCTGACCGCCGGGTGCTGCTGGTGGGCTACGGGGGAGTGGGCAAGGCCATCGAGGCCCGGCTCCTGCCCTTCGAAACGCAGGTGACCCGGATGGCGAGCCGTGAACGCGAGGACGCCGGCGGAAAGATCTTCGGGATCGACTCACTGTATGAGCAGCTGCCCCTGCACGACATCGTGGTGGTCAGCGTGCCCCTCAGCGAGCAGACAAAGCAGCTGGTGGATGCAAAGTTCCTGGCAGCAATGCCTGACGGGGCGCTGCTGGTGAACGTGGCCCGCGGACCGGTGGCGGACACGGACGCGCTGCTGGCGGAGACGTCCTCGGGCCGTTTGCGTGCCGCGCTGGACGTGACGGACCCCGAGCCGCTGCCCGCTGACCATCCCCTCTGGACCTCTCCCGGCGTGCTGATTACCCCGCATGTCGGCGGGGCCAGCTCGGCGATGTTCCCGCGGATGGTCCGGCTGATCAAGCAGCAGATCGGGCTGATGCTGGAGGGCAAGGAGCCCGTCAACGTGGTGCTGGGCGGCCCGTCCCGGAGCTAG
- a CDS encoding DeoR/GlpR family DNA-binding transcription regulator, giving the protein MSIARGDAPLTPRQRTILDELGRRGFISTTDLAETFAVSDMTVRRDTRVLSKLGLVRVVHGGVSAIHGQGQNADFAARVREDAEAKLRVARACVSMIGERDAIILDAGTTTYQIAQELPAAFKGTIITHSAPAIQRCLQLTSARTICLGGELLLDSQAFNGPMTVSAAAGLRARTAFIGVSGIHDEAFYIERDVERATKIALMNSAEQVVVVATHQKMLRYALARLAAFDAADVLVTDAPPPREIESALRAANVKLVVAA; this is encoded by the coding sequence ATGAGCATTGCACGTGGGGATGCGCCGCTGACGCCCCGCCAGCGCACCATCCTGGACGAGCTGGGCCGGCGCGGGTTCATTTCCACCACCGATCTGGCCGAGACCTTCGCGGTCTCGGACATGACGGTGCGCCGGGACACGCGGGTATTGTCCAAACTGGGCCTGGTCCGGGTGGTGCACGGCGGCGTGAGCGCCATCCATGGGCAGGGCCAGAACGCGGACTTCGCTGCCCGGGTCCGTGAGGATGCCGAAGCCAAGCTTCGCGTGGCCCGCGCCTGCGTATCCATGATCGGGGAGCGGGACGCGATCATCCTGGACGCCGGCACCACCACGTACCAGATTGCGCAGGAGCTGCCCGCCGCGTTCAAGGGGACAATCATTACCCACTCGGCCCCGGCCATCCAGCGGTGCCTGCAGCTGACCTCGGCACGGACCATCTGCCTCGGCGGGGAACTGCTGCTGGACAGCCAGGCGTTCAACGGCCCCATGACCGTCAGCGCTGCGGCCGGGCTGCGCGCCAGGACCGCGTTCATTGGCGTCAGCGGAATCCACGACGAGGCGTTTTACATTGAGCGTGACGTGGAACGCGCCACTAAGATCGCACTCATGAACTCTGCGGAACAGGTGGTAGTGGTGGCAACACACCAGAAGATGCTGCGGTACGCGCTGGCCCGGCTGGCGGCCTTCGACGCCGCGGATGTCCTGGTGACGGACGCGCCCCCGCCGCGGGAAATCGAATCGGCGCTGCGTGCGGCGAACGTCAAGCTCGTGGTGGCGGCATGA
- a CDS encoding Gfo/Idh/MocA family oxidoreductase, with translation MSLPSAEPVRTIRYGLIGAGHMAREHVRNLALIPGSRITAVSDPQQSSLEETVAEIGYGVETFPSHQELLASGLVDALVIASPNDTHLGILKDIFASGTNLPVLVEKPVCTTAEQADELEALAAGYPAPVWVAMEYRYMPPVQEVIQAAHNGKLGNIYMLSIVEHRFPFLHKVDAWNRFAERTGGTLVEKCCHFFDLMRLILQDEPVRVYASGGHDVNHMDEVYDGRVSDMIDNAYVIVDFKGGRRAMLELSMFAEGSKFQERISIVGDAAKIETLIPVAANHWIPGDEAEATVEFSPRSPLGPEKHEVPVDEAVLAAGAHHGSTYYEHLGYRKAILGEGPVEVTVADGLQSVRMGLAAERSIAEGRPVELTNAGAGVRH, from the coding sequence ATGTCATTGCCTTCTGCGGAACCGGTCCGGACCATCCGATACGGCCTCATCGGCGCAGGCCACATGGCCCGCGAACACGTCCGGAACCTCGCCCTGATCCCCGGAAGCCGGATCACCGCAGTGTCCGATCCCCAGCAGTCCTCCCTGGAGGAGACTGTTGCGGAGATCGGGTACGGGGTGGAGACGTTTCCCTCCCACCAGGAACTGCTGGCCTCCGGCCTGGTGGATGCACTCGTGATCGCCAGCCCCAACGACACGCACCTGGGCATCCTGAAGGACATCTTCGCCAGCGGAACCAACCTGCCCGTGCTCGTGGAGAAGCCTGTGTGCACCACCGCCGAGCAGGCCGATGAACTCGAGGCGCTGGCCGCCGGCTACCCGGCGCCCGTGTGGGTCGCGATGGAATACCGCTATATGCCGCCGGTGCAGGAAGTCATCCAGGCTGCGCACAACGGCAAGCTCGGCAACATCTACATGCTCTCCATCGTGGAGCACCGCTTCCCGTTCCTGCACAAGGTGGATGCCTGGAACCGCTTCGCGGAGCGGACCGGCGGAACCCTGGTGGAGAAGTGCTGCCACTTCTTCGATTTGATGCGGCTGATCCTGCAGGATGAGCCGGTCCGGGTCTACGCCAGCGGCGGCCACGACGTGAACCATATGGACGAGGTCTACGACGGCCGCGTGTCGGACATGATCGATAATGCCTACGTGATCGTGGACTTCAAGGGCGGCCGCCGCGCCATGCTGGAGCTGTCCATGTTCGCCGAGGGGTCCAAGTTCCAGGAACGGATCTCCATCGTGGGGGATGCCGCCAAGATCGAGACGCTCATCCCGGTGGCAGCCAACCACTGGATCCCCGGTGACGAGGCGGAGGCCACCGTGGAGTTCAGCCCGCGCTCGCCGCTGGGCCCTGAAAAGCACGAGGTCCCGGTGGATGAGGCAGTACTGGCCGCGGGCGCGCACCACGGCTCCACGTACTACGAGCACCTTGGGTACCGGAAGGCGATCCTCGGCGAGGGGCCGGTGGAAGTTACGGTTGCCGACGGGCTGCAGTCGGTCCGGATGGGCCTTGCGGCCGAACGTTCAATCGCGGAAGGACGCCCCGTGGAGCTTACGAATGCCGGTGCCGGGGTACGACACTAG
- a CDS encoding carbohydrate ABC transporter permease: protein MLASITRRGILAIYAVIIIVPLTVVGFGSFKSTQELFAGPFSLPQSLSPANYAEVIGGQDLGSSFWNSVIVTAISVPLTLFLASLAGYAVSRLRGFMSWAIFGFLVLGMAIPAQANMVPLYVLFGRLGLLDSLAGLVVANLVSTLPIAVFILGGFMRTLPKELYEASSIDGTGPWRTYVSIALPLSAPSIAAAAIFLFVIHWNELLYPLLFIQSPGNRTLPLALLSFQGEFQTNYPLLFAGVIMASLPVVVAYVFLQRYFVAGITAGASKG, encoded by the coding sequence ATGCTCGCGTCAATAACCCGCCGCGGAATCCTCGCGATCTACGCGGTCATCATCATCGTTCCGCTGACCGTGGTGGGGTTCGGCAGCTTCAAGTCCACCCAGGAACTGTTCGCCGGGCCGTTCAGCCTGCCGCAGTCCCTCTCCCCCGCCAACTACGCGGAAGTGATCGGCGGCCAGGATCTCGGGTCCTCGTTCTGGAACAGCGTGATTGTCACCGCCATCTCCGTTCCGCTCACCCTGTTCCTTGCCAGCCTGGCCGGCTACGCCGTCTCCCGGCTCCGCGGCTTCATGTCCTGGGCCATCTTCGGCTTCCTTGTCCTGGGCATGGCCATCCCCGCCCAGGCGAACATGGTGCCGCTGTACGTGCTGTTCGGGCGGCTGGGTCTCCTGGACAGCCTGGCCGGCCTGGTGGTGGCGAACCTGGTGTCCACCCTGCCCATTGCCGTCTTCATCCTGGGCGGGTTCATGCGGACCCTGCCCAAGGAACTCTATGAGGCTTCCTCGATCGACGGCACGGGCCCCTGGCGGACCTACGTTTCGATCGCCCTGCCGCTGTCCGCCCCGTCCATCGCCGCGGCCGCCATCTTCCTGTTCGTGATCCACTGGAACGAACTGCTGTACCCGCTGCTGTTCATCCAGTCCCCCGGCAACCGCACCCTGCCGCTGGCACTGCTCAGCTTCCAGGGCGAGTTCCAGACCAACTACCCGCTGCTGTTCGCCGGCGTCATCATGGCCTCCCTTCCCGTGGTGGTGGCCTACGTCTTCCTGCAGCGCTACTTCGTGGCCGGCATCACCGCAGGCGCCAGCAAGGGATGA
- a CDS encoding MFS transporter, with protein MSAMFRALENRNYRIWASGALVSNIGTWMQRVAQDWLVLTVLTDYSGAAVGITTGLQFLPMLLLGPYGGVLADRYRKRVILLWTQVAMGLTGLVLGLLVVTGAAELWHAYLAALCLGIASAIDAPSRQSFVSELVGRDNISNAVALNSASFNTARLTGPAIAGVLIAWVGTGPVFLLNAASFAAVIVSLFRIRTAELVPAAPATRSRHQVAEGVRYVRNRPDLVLIMVLVGILGAFGMNFPIINALMATTEFGAGPGEFGLLGSIMAVGTLGGALLAARRAGPRLRFLLGGALGLGAFTLLGSVSPSFWLYAAVLVPIGLASITFLNSCNTSIQLSVEPRFRGRVLALYLAVLQGGTAVGAPLMGWIGTEFGARWSVAAGGVIVLLAAASGVIVASRRSSLGVRDHLRMVFRRKRQHAA; from the coding sequence ATGAGCGCGATGTTCCGTGCGCTGGAAAACCGCAACTACCGGATCTGGGCGAGCGGCGCGCTGGTGTCCAACATCGGGACCTGGATGCAGCGGGTGGCGCAGGACTGGCTGGTCCTGACCGTCCTCACCGACTACTCCGGCGCCGCCGTCGGCATCACCACCGGCCTGCAGTTCCTCCCCATGCTGCTGCTCGGCCCGTACGGCGGAGTGCTGGCGGACCGCTACCGAAAGAGGGTGATCCTGCTGTGGACGCAGGTGGCCATGGGCCTGACCGGGCTGGTGCTCGGGCTCCTGGTGGTGACCGGCGCCGCGGAGCTGTGGCACGCCTATCTGGCCGCCCTGTGCCTGGGAATAGCCAGCGCCATCGATGCGCCGTCACGCCAGTCCTTCGTGTCAGAACTCGTGGGGCGGGACAACATTTCCAACGCCGTTGCACTGAACTCCGCGTCCTTCAACACAGCCCGGCTGACCGGCCCTGCCATTGCCGGGGTACTCATTGCCTGGGTGGGCACGGGACCGGTCTTCCTCCTGAACGCAGCCAGCTTCGCCGCCGTCATTGTTTCCCTCTTCCGGATCCGGACCGCAGAACTCGTGCCCGCCGCCCCGGCAACACGGAGCAGGCACCAGGTGGCGGAAGGCGTCCGCTACGTGCGCAACCGGCCGGACCTGGTGCTGATCATGGTCCTGGTGGGCATCCTGGGGGCATTCGGAATGAACTTTCCCATCATCAACGCACTGATGGCCACTACTGAGTTCGGCGCCGGCCCGGGCGAATTCGGGCTTCTTGGTTCCATCATGGCGGTGGGTACGCTGGGCGGCGCGCTGCTTGCGGCACGCCGGGCCGGGCCGCGGCTGCGGTTCCTGCTGGGCGGTGCGCTGGGGCTCGGCGCGTTTACCCTCCTGGGGAGTGTGTCGCCCTCGTTCTGGCTGTATGCGGCCGTCCTGGTCCCGATCGGGCTGGCGTCCATCACGTTCCTGAACAGCTGCAACACCAGCATCCAGCTCTCCGTGGAGCCCCGCTTCCGTGGGCGCGTGCTGGCACTCTACCTGGCGGTCCTGCAGGGCGGCACCGCCGTGGGCGCGCCCCTGATGGGCTGGATCGGCACGGAGTTCGGCGCGCGCTGGTCCGTGGCCGCCGGCGGTGTCATCGTGCTGCTGGCCGCGGCCTCCGGCGTGATCGTGGCCAGCCGGAGGAGCAGCCTGGGCGTGCGCGACCACCTGCGGATGGTGTTCCGGAGGAAGCGCCAGCACGCTGCATAG
- a CDS encoding heme-binding protein: MTERQPYELVRRYPHFELRRYPGYVVAETKVAATFDRAGNMAFRRLFNYISGSNSTRGKLAMTAPVIQEPGSPQKLAMTAPVLQSGSLAGRGGPAEYVVAFVLPAGVTAETAPVPADPAVTVRAVPGSLAAVLRFSGSGSAAAFERRNSGLQAALTLAGLTPVGPPRFARFDPPFKPWFLRRNEVVQDVQEPVDAAG, encoded by the coding sequence ATGACAGAACGGCAACCCTACGAGCTGGTCCGGCGCTATCCGCACTTCGAACTGCGCCGCTATCCCGGGTACGTCGTGGCCGAAACCAAGGTGGCCGCCACCTTTGACCGTGCCGGAAACATGGCCTTCCGGCGCTTGTTCAACTACATCAGCGGGAGCAATTCAACCCGCGGGAAGCTGGCCATGACCGCCCCGGTTATCCAGGAGCCCGGATCGCCGCAGAAGCTGGCTATGACCGCCCCGGTGCTTCAGTCCGGTTCCCTGGCAGGAAGGGGTGGACCTGCCGAGTATGTGGTGGCTTTTGTGCTTCCTGCCGGCGTGACAGCTGAAACCGCGCCCGTTCCCGCCGACCCCGCCGTGACGGTGCGGGCCGTGCCCGGTTCCCTTGCCGCAGTGCTGCGCTTCTCCGGCAGCGGGTCAGCCGCCGCGTTCGAACGGCGCAACAGCGGCCTGCAGGCGGCACTGACCCTTGCCGGCCTGACGCCGGTGGGGCCGCCGCGGTTTGCCCGCTTCGATCCGCCGTTCAAGCCGTGGTTCCTGCGGCGGAATGAGGTTGTACAGGACGTTCAGGAGCCTGTGGACGCTGCGGGCTGA
- a CDS encoding PfkB family carbohydrate kinase, with translation MPQPSTGTLLFVGCATLDSIALVEDYPAADSRTVAADFATAGGGPAATAAVAAARAGAATAFAGVLGTDEEGDRIIAGLQAEGVDTSAVIRDPDVKTGASVIVVSKASESRAIVTRPVPPVSFPAGSRFHELLQSAAWVHVDHLGWNAVASATRGDLGTLRISVDAGNPIPSFNPKGVALYVPTIERLRAEYGEQLPAAALLQRAVDDGASAVVATAGSEGAWVKDGNGDPVHVPATPANIVSTLGAGDVYHGALLAAVAAGLPLVEAAAFAGRTASASCQGLDGRSAIPHQTITPVLATNLPA, from the coding sequence GTGCCCCAACCGTCAACTGGAACCCTGCTCTTCGTAGGGTGCGCCACACTTGACTCCATCGCTTTGGTGGAGGACTACCCTGCTGCGGACAGCCGCACCGTCGCCGCGGATTTCGCGACCGCGGGCGGCGGGCCGGCCGCCACCGCAGCCGTGGCAGCAGCCCGCGCCGGAGCTGCAACAGCCTTCGCCGGTGTCCTCGGCACCGACGAGGAAGGCGACCGCATCATCGCCGGCCTGCAGGCAGAAGGCGTTGACACCTCCGCCGTCATCCGCGACCCGGACGTCAAAACAGGGGCCAGCGTGATCGTGGTCAGCAAGGCTTCCGAAAGCCGGGCCATCGTCACCCGTCCGGTGCCGCCGGTCAGCTTTCCGGCCGGCAGCCGCTTCCATGAACTGCTGCAGTCGGCAGCCTGGGTCCACGTGGACCACCTGGGCTGGAACGCCGTCGCCTCCGCCACACGCGGGGACCTTGGCACCCTAAGGATCAGCGTGGATGCCGGCAACCCCATCCCGTCCTTCAATCCCAAGGGCGTCGCACTGTACGTCCCCACCATCGAACGGCTCCGCGCAGAGTACGGCGAGCAGCTTCCCGCCGCGGCGCTCCTTCAAAGAGCGGTCGACGACGGCGCCTCCGCCGTCGTGGCCACCGCCGGCTCGGAGGGGGCCTGGGTCAAGGACGGCAACGGCGACCCGGTCCACGTGCCCGCCACCCCGGCCAACATCGTCTCCACCCTGGGCGCCGGCGACGTCTACCACGGCGCCCTCCTGGCCGCCGTCGCCGCCGGGCTGCCGCTGGTGGAGGCCGCAGCCTTTGCCGGCCGCACCGCCTCCGCGTCCTGCCAGGGACTGGACGGCCGCTCCGCCATCCCCCACCAGACCATCACTCCTGTCCTCGCCACCAACCTGCCCGCCTAA
- a CDS encoding carbohydrate ABC transporter permease: MSIHPGTAPTRKAPDKHTETDASKKRRRSPTRVNPALYLFPLPAVAVIAFFLVMPTLQAFQYAITDWNGFSAAFNYVGLDNFIRAFTKDSLFTNALTNNLKFVLLVVIAQTLFSLILALLLTKNSRGSVLLRALFFFPTILSSVSVAFIWKFIYDPNFGLANSVLGGVGLESLQSSYLGNDAQALYWVAVTQVWFHAGQMMVVYIAGLQAIPRELYEAAEMDGANKWQQFKSITWPFVAPATSIVVAYTTVQSFKAFDLILGIAGNPPKQSLDILSTRIYSTFANSEFGYAAAQSIIFMAMIALVTWLQRRLLRLTPKGE, encoded by the coding sequence ATGAGCATCCATCCCGGGACGGCGCCCACACGGAAGGCGCCGGACAAACACACCGAAACTGACGCCTCGAAGAAGCGCCGCCGCTCGCCCACGCGGGTGAATCCGGCACTGTACCTGTTCCCGCTTCCCGCGGTGGCCGTCATCGCCTTCTTCCTGGTGATGCCAACGCTGCAGGCCTTCCAGTACGCCATCACGGACTGGAACGGCTTCTCGGCAGCGTTCAACTACGTGGGCCTGGACAACTTCATCCGGGCTTTCACCAAGGACTCGCTGTTCACCAACGCGCTGACGAACAACCTCAAGTTCGTGCTGCTGGTGGTGATCGCGCAGACGCTGTTCTCGCTGATCCTGGCGCTGCTGCTGACGAAGAACTCCCGGGGAAGCGTCCTGCTCCGCGCGCTGTTCTTCTTCCCCACCATCCTGTCCTCGGTCTCGGTGGCCTTCATCTGGAAGTTCATCTACGACCCCAACTTCGGCCTGGCCAACTCGGTCCTGGGCGGCGTGGGCCTGGAATCACTCCAGAGCTCCTACCTCGGCAACGACGCCCAGGCCCTGTACTGGGTGGCCGTGACGCAGGTGTGGTTCCACGCCGGGCAGATGATGGTGGTGTACATCGCCGGCCTGCAGGCCATTCCGCGGGAACTTTACGAGGCGGCCGAGATGGACGGTGCCAACAAGTGGCAGCAGTTCAAGTCCATCACCTGGCCGTTCGTGGCACCGGCAACGTCCATTGTGGTGGCCTACACCACGGTGCAGTCGTTCAAGGCCTTCGACCTGATCCTCGGCATCGCGGGCAACCCGCCCAAGCAGTCCCTGGACATCCTCTCCACGCGCATCTACAGCACCTTTGCCAACTCGGAGTTCGGCTACGCCGCTGCCCAGTCGATCATCTTCATGGCGATGATCGCCCTGGTCACCTGGCTGCAGCGCCGCCTGCTCCGCCTCACCCCGAAGGGGGAATGA
- a CDS encoding extracellular solute-binding protein, with protein MSQISRRQAIAVLGALGFGATAAACAGPGGSTAPGGATGPAAPSTGAVTGKVSFAHWRGEDKAVFDELIKRFAAMHEGVEVAQDISTSNDYNAQALQKLRGGSIGDAFATFRGAQFKNFTDAGIYTDLKGSKAVSNYQEGLLSAGQSGESQLGLPYQVVFPMPMANVDLFDKAGAELAPKDWDSFLAMCDKLAAAGVIPISWPGGDVGNGGQLFNNMIANNAPVDDMCAQIEQGKLKVTDDWFIKMLNQYKDLVPYLQPNATGTAVEPAQNLFSQGKAAMLATGSYHIAAVRGLGAQFPIELVFPNTSDGNSKYEGVYNATFILGVNSASKNQAAAAAWIDFLSEPENAGYYANKTAQHVSVNNVDYTNPDLKRLSPWLDRMTALAARFQFQNLDVRNAVEASATAVISGTSPEQAAEAAQKIVDERL; from the coding sequence GTGAGTCAGATTTCACGCAGGCAGGCCATCGCTGTTCTCGGAGCCCTGGGCTTCGGCGCCACGGCGGCAGCATGTGCCGGGCCCGGCGGTTCCACCGCACCCGGCGGCGCCACCGGCCCTGCCGCGCCCTCCACCGGAGCCGTCACCGGCAAGGTGTCCTTCGCCCACTGGCGCGGCGAGGACAAGGCGGTGTTCGACGAACTGATCAAGCGCTTCGCTGCCATGCACGAGGGCGTAGAGGTTGCCCAGGACATTTCCACGTCCAACGACTACAACGCCCAGGCCCTGCAGAAACTCCGCGGCGGCTCCATCGGTGACGCCTTTGCCACCTTCCGCGGCGCCCAGTTCAAGAACTTCACCGACGCCGGCATCTACACGGACCTGAAGGGCAGCAAGGCTGTCTCCAACTACCAGGAAGGCCTGCTCTCCGCCGGCCAGTCCGGGGAGAGCCAGCTGGGCCTGCCCTACCAGGTGGTGTTCCCCATGCCCATGGCCAACGTTGACCTGTTCGACAAGGCCGGCGCCGAGCTTGCCCCGAAGGACTGGGATTCCTTCCTGGCCATGTGCGACAAACTGGCCGCGGCCGGCGTCATTCCCATCTCCTGGCCGGGCGGCGATGTTGGAAACGGCGGCCAGCTGTTCAACAACATGATCGCCAACAACGCCCCCGTGGACGACATGTGCGCCCAGATCGAGCAGGGCAAGCTGAAGGTCACTGACGACTGGTTCATCAAGATGCTCAACCAGTACAAGGACCTGGTCCCCTACCTGCAGCCCAACGCCACGGGCACCGCCGTGGAGCCGGCCCAGAACCTGTTCTCGCAGGGGAAGGCCGCCATGCTGGCCACCGGCTCCTACCACATCGCCGCCGTCCGCGGCCTGGGCGCCCAGTTCCCCATCGAGCTGGTGTTCCCCAACACCTCGGACGGCAACAGCAAGTACGAGGGCGTCTACAACGCCACGTTCATCCTGGGCGTGAACTCTGCGAGCAAGAACCAGGCCGCGGCGGCCGCGTGGATCGATTTCCTCTCCGAGCCGGAGAACGCCGGCTACTACGCCAACAAGACCGCCCAGCACGTGTCCGTGAACAATGTGGACTACACCAACCCGGACCTTAAGCGGCTGAGCCCGTGGCTGGACAGGATGACGGCGCTGGCGGCGCGTTTCCAGTTCCAGAACCTCGACGTCCGCAACGCCGTGGAAGCCAGCGCCACCGCCGTCATCTCCGGCACCAGCCCGGAGCAGGCAGCGGAGGCCGCCCAGAAGATTGTTGATGAACGGCTATGA
- a CDS encoding aldolase produces the protein MSPTDLTPLQRPSGAFAMLAVDQREAMRNMFAEHTDQPVTDQDLQDFKLQAAKILTPYASGVLIDRQFALDQAIEDNVVDPGCGLIASADHFESAHGELVGEVTIDRLVDPHKYKALGVKALKLLVLYRPDEPAEGRVEMVREFVERCQSAGLISIIEPVSRKPLAGGDFDWNAGILAAAKELGSLGADLYKAEVPFHGQASEAEVRAACAELTNAIDGPWVVLSSGVPEDVFPEAVRWACLEGASGFLSGRAVWASCIGAPDVVESLSTDAVRRLQRLCAVVDDVVTAQRANA, from the coding sequence ATGAGCCCCACAGACCTCACACCCCTCCAGCGCCCGTCAGGCGCCTTCGCGATGCTCGCCGTGGACCAGCGCGAAGCCATGCGCAACATGTTCGCCGAGCACACGGACCAGCCCGTCACGGACCAGGACCTCCAGGACTTCAAGCTCCAGGCCGCCAAAATCCTCACCCCCTACGCCTCTGGCGTCCTGATCGACCGGCAGTTCGCCCTCGACCAGGCCATCGAGGACAACGTGGTGGACCCCGGCTGCGGGCTGATCGCCTCGGCGGACCACTTCGAATCCGCACACGGCGAACTGGTGGGCGAGGTAACCATTGACCGCCTGGTGGACCCGCACAAGTACAAGGCCCTGGGCGTGAAGGCCCTCAAGCTCCTGGTCCTCTACCGCCCGGACGAGCCCGCCGAAGGCCGGGTGGAAATGGTCCGCGAATTCGTGGAACGGTGCCAGTCCGCCGGCCTCATCAGCATTATCGAGCCCGTCTCCCGCAAGCCGCTGGCCGGCGGAGACTTTGACTGGAACGCCGGCATCCTCGCCGCCGCCAAGGAGCTTGGCAGCCTGGGCGCTGACCTGTACAAGGCCGAAGTCCCGTTCCACGGCCAGGCGTCCGAAGCAGAGGTCCGGGCCGCCTGCGCCGAGCTGACCAATGCCATCGACGGCCCCTGGGTGGTGCTCTCCTCCGGTGTCCCCGAGGACGTCTTCCCGGAGGCGGTCCGGTGGGCCTGCCTGGAAGGTGCCAGCGGCTTCCTCTCCGGACGCGCTGTCTGGGCGTCCTGCATCGGCGCGCCCGACGTCGTCGAATCCCTGTCCACTGACGCCGTCCGGCGGCTGCAGCGCCTCTGCGCCGTGGTGGACGACGTGGTCACCGCCCAAAGGGCCAACGCCTAA
- a CDS encoding MarR family transcriptional regulator encodes MRTSRRLRVEATGDVITPGQYTVLALLNGSGPSTLRELATSEHVQAPSMTRIVNALAELGFVSRAANPDDGRQVHIDITDAGRAVLEEARNQRTAWLAQRVAGLSEEDRLVLSRAARIMQEMSGR; translated from the coding sequence ATGCGCACCTCGCGGCGGCTCCGCGTCGAGGCAACCGGCGACGTCATCACGCCGGGCCAGTACACGGTGCTGGCATTACTCAACGGCAGCGGACCCAGCACCCTCCGCGAACTGGCCACCAGCGAGCACGTGCAGGCCCCGTCCATGACCCGGATCGTCAACGCCCTCGCCGAACTGGGCTTCGTCTCCAGGGCGGCAAACCCCGACGACGGCCGCCAGGTCCACATCGACATCACCGACGCCGGCCGGGCCGTCCTTGAAGAGGCCCGGAACCAGCGGACCGCGTGGCTCGCGCAACGCGTGGCCGGGCTGAGCGAGGAAGACCGGCTGGTCCTGAGCCGGGCCGCACGCATCATGCAGGAGATGAGCGGCAGATGA